One part of the Rutidosis leptorrhynchoides isolate AG116_Rl617_1_P2 chromosome 1, CSIRO_AGI_Rlap_v1, whole genome shotgun sequence genome encodes these proteins:
- the LOC139885587 gene encoding beta-amyrin 28-monooxygenase-like, which produces MDIFYALLVSLFIVVVSFSIHLLFYKSKPDVATKLPPGHKGWPVIGESIDFLATGWKGHPEKFILDRMAKFSTQVFRTSLMLEDAAVFCGSAGNKFLFSNENKLVQAWWPSNVDKIFPSSNKTSKIEAIKMRKMLPNLFKPEALHRYVPIMDMVTRKHFENGWEGKDQIVTYELTKNFTFWLACKIFLSIDEPERVKYLSGPFESIALGLLSIPIDLPGTPFRRGINSANFIRKELVKIIQQRKFDLANGKASPTQDILSHMLLYSDEEGKFMEEYDIADKILGLLIGGHDTASSACAFIVKYLAELPEIYEEVYKEQTEIAKSKAAGELLNWEDLSKMKYSWNVACEVLRLAPPLQGAFREAITDFMYNGYSIPKGWKLYWSANSTHKNPEFFPEPQKFDPSRFDGRGPAPYTFVPFGGGPRMCPGKEYARLEILVFMHHLVTKFKWEKIIPDEQIIVNPMPSPAKGLPIRLYQHDVQS; this is translated from the exons ATGGACATCTTCTATGCTTTGCTTGTGTCTCTCTTTATTGTTGTTGTCTCATTCTCAATTCATTTATTGTTCTACAAATCTAAGCCAGACGTAGCAACGAAACTCCCACCTGGCCATAAAGGGTGGCCCGTGATTGGAGAAAGTATTGACTTTCTCGCAACCGGATGGAAGGGCCACCCTGAAAAGTTCATACTCGACCGCATGGCTAAGTTCTCAACTCAAGTCTTTAGGACATCTCTCATGCTAGAGGATGCCGCAGTGTTTTGTGGCTCCGCTGGTAACAAGTTCTTATTTTCTAACGAAAACAAACTTGTACAAGCATGGTGGCCATCTAACGTGGACAAAATCTTTCCCTCTTCAAACAAAACATCGAAGATAGAAGCTATCAAAATGAGAAAAATGCTTCCTAATCTATTCAAGCCCGAAGCCCTCCACCGATATGTTCCAATTATGGACATGGTGACACGAAAACATTTTGAAAACGGGTGGGAAGGCAAGGACCAAATtgtaacctatgaactcaccaagaaTTTCACTTTCTGGCTTGCATGCAAAATCTTTTTAAGTATTGATGAACCTGAACGGGTCAAATATTTATCTGGCCCGTTTGAGAGCATCGCTTTAGGGCTTCTCTCAATCCCTATAGATCTCCCAGGAACACCGTTCCGAAGAGGGATTAATTCGGCTAATTTTATCAGAAAAGAACTCGTTAAAATTATACAACAAAGAAAATTTGATTTGGCTAATGGGAAAGCTTCACCAACACAAGATATATTATCGCACATGCTTCTATATAGCGATGAAGAGGGCAAATTTATGGAAGAATACGATATTGCAGACAAGATTCTTGGATTGTTGATCGGAGGTCATGATACTGCAAGCTCTGCGTGTGCTTTCATCGTAAAGTATCTTGCTGAGCTACCTGAAATCTATGAAGAAGTCTATAAAG AACAAACAGAAATAGCGAAATCAAAAGCAGCGGGAGAATTATTAAACTGGGAGGATTTATCAAAAATGAAATACTCATGGAACGTTGCATGTGAAGTTCTTAGATTAGCACCACCTCTTCAAGGTGCTTTTAGAGAAGCCATCACTGATTTTATGTACAACGGTTATTCAATCCCCAAAGGGTGGAAG ttGTATTGGAGTGCAAACTCGACTCATAAAAACCCCGAGTTCTTTCCGGAACCTCAAAAGTTTGATCCTTCAAGATTCGATGGCAGAGGACCAGCGCCATATACGTTCGTACCCTTTGGAGGGGGACCTCGTATGTGCCCTGGAAAAGAGTATGCACGATTGGAAATACTCGTGTTTATGCATCATCTCGTTACAAAGTTCAAATGGGAGAAAATAATTCCGGATGAGCAAATTATCGTCAACCCGATGCCTAGCCCAGCTAAAGGACTTCCGATTCGCTTATATCAACATGATGTTCAAAGTTGA